The genomic stretch gatatgtagcaggtgatttcggcacagtgaaaatgggtaacacaagttactcaaagattgcggggattggtgacatttgtatcaagacaaatgtcggatgcacattggttctaaaggatgtgcggcatgtacctgatttgcggatgaacttgatctcgggaattgctttagaccgagatggatacgagagttattttgcaaatcaaaagtggagactcactaagggatcattggtgattgcaaagggagttgctcgtggcacgttgtacaggacaaatgcagaaatatgccaaggtgaattgaacgcggcacaagatgagatttctgtagatttatggcacaaaagaatgggtcatatgagcgagaagggattgcagattcttgccaagaaatcactcatttcttatgccaaaggtacaactgtaaaaccttgtgactactgtttatttggtaagcagcatagagtctcatttcagacatcgtctgaaagaaaattgaatatacttgatttagtatattctgatgtttgcggcccaatggaaattgaatcaatgggcggtaacaaatattttgttacttttattgatgatgcttcacgaaaattatgggtttatattttgaaaaccaaagatcaggtgtttcaagttttccagaagtttcatgctctagtagaaagggagacgggtcgaaagctaaagcgtctccgaagtgacaatggaggtgagtacacttcaagggaatttgaagagtattgttcaagtcatgggatcagacatgaaaagacagttcctggaaccccacagcacaatggcgtagccgagaggatgaaccgcaccattgtggagaaggtgagaagcatgctcagaatggctaaactgcctaagtcattctggggtgaagcagttcagacagcctgttacctgatcaataggagtccatcagttccgttggcgtttgaaatcccagagagagtctggaccaacaaggaggtgtcctactcgcatctgaaggtgttcggttgcagagcttttgcacatgtaccaaaagagcagagaacaaagctggatgataaatctattccctgcatatttatcggatatggagatgaagagttcgggtacagactgtgggatcctgtaaagaagaaggtcatcagaagtagagatgtagtcttccgagaaagtgaagttggaactgctgctgatatgtcagaaaaggcgaagaatggtataattcctaactttgttactattccttctacttctaacaatcccacaagtgcagaaagtacgaccgacgaggttgccgagcagggggagcaacctggtgaggttattgagcagggggagcaacttgatgaaggtgtcgaggaagtggagcaccccactcagggagaagaacaacctcaacctctgaggagatcagagaggccaagggtagagtcacgcaggtacccttccacagagtatgtcctcatcagtgatgagggggagccagaaagtcttaaggaggtgttgtcccatccagaaaagaaccagtggatgaaagctatgcaagaagagatggaatctctccagaaaaatggcacatacaagctggttgaacttccaaagggtaaaagaccactcaaatgcaaatgggtctttaaactcaagaaagatggagatggcaagctggtcagatacaaagctcgattggtggttaaaggcttcgaacagaagaaaggtattgattttgacgaaattttctcccccgttgttaaaatgacttctattcgaacaattttgagcttagcagctagcctagatcttgaagtggagcagttggatgtgaaaactgcatttcttcatggagatttggaagaggagatttatatggagcaaccagaaggatttgaagtagctggaaagaaacacatggtgtgcaaattgaataagagtctttatggattgaagcaggcaccaaggcagtggtacatgaagtttgattcattcatgaaaagtcaaacatacctaaagacctattctgatccatgtgtatacttcaaaagattttctgagaataactttattatattgttgttgtatgtggatgacatgttaattgtaggaaaagacaaggggttgatagcaaagttgaaaggagatctgtccaagtcatttgatatgaaggacttgggcccagcacaacaaattctagggatgaagatagttcgagagagaacaagtagaaagttgtggctatctcaggagaagtacattgaacgtgtactagaacgcttcaacatgaagaatgctaagccagtcagcacacctcttgctggtcatctaaagttgagtaagaagatgtgtcctacaacagtggaggagaaagggaacatggctaaagttccttatgcttcaacagtcggaagcttgatgtatgcaatggtatgtactagacctgatattgctcacgcagttggtgttgtcagcaggtttcttgaaaatcctggaaaggaacattgggaagcagtcaagtggatactcaggtacctgagaggtaccacgggagattgtttgtgctttggaggatctgatccaatcttgaagggctatacagatgctgatatggcaggtgacattgacaacagaaaatctactactggatatttatttacattttcagggggagctatatcatggcagtctaagttgcagaagtgcgttgcactttcaacaactgaagcagagtacattgccgctacagaaactggcaaggagatgatatggctcaagcgattccttcaagagcttggattgcatcagaaggagtatgtcgtctattgtgacagtcaaagtgcaatagaccttagcaagaactctatgtaccatgcaaggaccaaacacattgatgtgagatatcattggattcgagaaatggtagatgatgaatctctaaaagtcttgaagatttctacaaatgagaatcccgcagatatgctgaccaaggtggtaccaaggaacaagttcgagctatgcaaagaacttgtcggcatgcattcaaactagaagacagtgctacctcctctggatgaatgagactggagggggagattgatgatgtccatctcattgaagaagtattaggcatgtgcctaataagagttttctttggtttggtagccaaccttgttgacttggtttggttggtaaccaaccttgttgaatttctttggtttggtagccaactttgttgaattgtgaaaaatgtgtgtaaattgtcaaatattgtaggctttagagggtgaagctttggctataaaaggagagcttcaactctcatttctacacaccaacaaagagagaaagaaagagtgaggtttcacagacaaggtataagaaaatagtctgtgaggaaaatagagagtgagcgatattgtagtgaggtgggaatatcaaaagagggttatttcttttgagtgttgtagtggtctttggagtatttacctccgacctacaaagttgtaaaattccttactatagtgatatcagttgctcctctcggggtcgtggttttttcccttattcagaagggttttccacgtaaaaattttggtgtcattgttactcttttattcttgttaattaccgtatctcggtgctacattattattccgctttattaccgtgaatattattttggtaaggggtttattcccaacaataAGATTAGAGATTGAATCGAGGCCATTTTATGAGCCAAGGATTTATTGAGCAAACCTAAGCGTTCAAATTGGAATATTTTTAAACTTATTCAACTTCAGTTGTAAAGGAGCTAGTTTTTActgctttttttttttgtcttgttCCCTCCCTGTATAGTACTATTTGATACCCACATTGCGCCGCGTAAGGTCTATTAGTTACTCAAAAAATGTAATTGTATTAGGTATTCATTAAAgagtaaaaataatttatatctcTCAATTTTGCTTTAAAAATCAAACTCATTCCTCAACGTTGAACAATTATCATTCTGCTCCTTTTATCAAAGGTGACTTCTTAAAATGCCTATTTTACCCTCTATAATTTTTACCTCTTATTTTTATTCTTTAAtatgatgaaaaaaaaattattttcaatttATGTCATCAACTTACCTAtagaaaaattgaagaaactttTTCGAAACCAAAAAAAGTGAGAATTAGCAGTCAAGAATATAAGTTAATGACGCTCAATAATGAAATAacgagaaaaataaaaaaaactacaaTAAATAATTTACTCGTATCAGTAATTTTATTAATAGCAATAAAAACTAAATCTATTtacaaaaaaaagagtgaaaatttTATAAATTATACGATGTAGGTAATAAAAAATAATGGGCGAAAAATAGAGGTAAATCTTATAATAAATTTGCAAAATTTTTATCTATTTGCACTTTACCTGAACTTCAAttataatttagaaaaaatcTACGAATAAGAATCAAAACGCAAAATTTTATATACACATGGAGAGTAATAAAAATATTAGAACTTAAATCACAGACACGCTGACATAcacaataataatagtaataataataataataataataataataataataataataataataataataataataaagcagcAATACATCTTATAATGAATTTATAATATGATTATGTTATTTATAATGTTAGTGAACTTGGATTAAATTATATAAAAAGATATAATATTAttcaaattataaataaatatctGCATTAAAAAATATCCAGATAATATAAAAAAGATATGAGGAGTTGAAAATGTGTCAAAGAGTACAATAGATATTGTGTAGGATAAAAGGATGAAATGGCAATTGTTTAAAGTTGGAGGATGAGTTTAATTTTTAGAGTAAACTTGGGGATGTAAATGATCTTCACCCATTCATTAAATAAGTAAATATATTAAATTAGAACCCAATTATTAACATTTTAAGAGCTTGTTCGACATGAGGGATAAGAGATAATTAATCACGAAATTAAAGTTGAGATGATTTATTTCCATGTTTGGTAGAGATAAaattttcattaatgtggtgtttatgctttcctgagtcgagggtctattggaaacagtctctctatccttacaaggtaggggtaaggtctgcatacacactaccctccccagaccttatgttgttgttgttgttatttgattgAGATAAAATCAGAGTATAACTAATCTTGAATTGTAGTGTTATTTTTATCCCTACGGAAGGATGGGACAACAATCTCGTAATAGTTAATCCAGGGATAACTTGtttcccaaccaaacgacccctaaaccgtCATCGGTCTAAAATCTAAAACTCAAAAAATTAAAATCATCGCTCTGCTTCTGATGTAGCAAAGGAAGACTATTGCCACTTGCAACTTTATAAAGTTGATGACCTAAATAGATGGAGTTGGAATTAAACCTATGGTCATTTCTCTTACTCTCTCTGTCATTCTGCGTTTTCACTTACAAATTTGCATCCTCCTCCTAGCAAAGTCATTTCTTGAATAAGGATGTCCAAGAGGAATGCATTAACCTGCTTGATGCACAAAAATAGGTTTTTGCAATTTGGCTTTTCAATTTGTTAATTTGCTCACAAGGATCAGAAAGATTAAATAGAGCTAGCTAACAAGGTTTCGTATTGAAGGGGAATACTGGAACAACGATTAAATTGTCTCTGTATGACCTATAGATTATGGGTTCTAGCTGTTAAAGCGATCACTAGTGCATGTAATAGAGTAAACTGTCTATATTACATCCCTCGGGATGCGGTCTAaccacgcccaactatgccttataaaaaggactaagcgatcgttgcaaatataatccgatttacaagtccggagtcgaatcccacggAGAACTAaagcttagctacagttgttcaatattgctaagaaaTACAAGTTCAAATAACTTCCTAATTATAGAGATTATAATgtttatttctaactaattaactaacaattgTTATAAAgaagtaaaattatcaactaacaagGATAAAATTTTAGACAAgactaaggaggtctagagttatgacttccccaattgtcggaatacTTGCCGCTATGCCTTCTATagtttcgcctaagtattctctatcaATCGTGAGTACTTCGGGTGTCATAATTCTCTTCTGAGCAACTACCACAGTTTACTAGACATATTCatccgaactacgctagttggcacTAGTTTACCGCTCATTaagatcgcaccaaggtttcgttattccTAATCTCACCTTTAAACTCTtcgtattgattcctcacatacgtcaggagtgatgttgttcaacaactacctaaatatgtaccatTTTCCAAGCAATAGATACTAAATAGACACAGTCaattgatggtcattcaatcaacaacaataaatacGTAGTTGaccaagtagagaaatccaacagctcaattatataaaaacataacaagaatttatcccaCAAAATGTTCTATCAAATCTCTAGATagcaaattagctattcataatagtatgcataactacaatactagaattcataacgaATAAcagaaataggaagaaggaagtgaaaaacttgtagaagaattctccgccttgcccctagtgtgttcttgcctacTTAGGTCGAATCCCTAAAGTAGTGTCTCTTCCTCCAAAgttctccttagcctccttaggtctaaattaggtcaaaagtcctcaaaataccattttcccatgtatatataccaagtagggtcgtgCCCAAACAATTACACCTTCTCCTTCGCGAAAAAGGACACTTTTTTTGGATAGGAAGTGCGCGGCCGCGCACTTGGCCACGCACTTTTCACACTATTCTGTCCCATATGCGCGGTCAGTGCGCATCCACGCAATTTTCGTGCACTTTTCACCCTGTTCTATTGGGAATTTGAaaaaatgtaaaacatgaaagttgtagtcctttgaattagttttccaaaaatatattgtggagcccaaacagAGCTCTGAGAGAAAAGTTATGTGTATTTCACTAGACAGTGCACAATatacctactcgattcttcgtttgttTTTAACTATCattcgttgatccccgaacacgatcccagcttaattccttgggcttttactcagatttcaaagaaaaaaatcacttgaattcattccataatatctacatagctcggaatcactccatCATGCCATGCACGAGATTGGACGAGCTCCCAATTCTTTCCGTCTCTTCCTTTTTGTGTCAAATTGTCATATTTTGATCATTTGTCATCCAAACTCGTTCCTACACATAAGAAGCACATAATGAGCATATTTCACTTCAAAAACCATGTAATCTCCCGCGACTCACACAAGAATTAGTATGCAAATATACTTAAAAATATTcacttttcatcatttatcaCGGTTCTTCCTCGGACCCAGAGACGGAACTAGGATTTCAACCTTGTGGATTCTGGATTTTAGAACGATGATTTCAAGTGTTTGTAACTGAGTTCTAAATTTTatatttgtacatatttaatgaattttaaaCATCAAATACATTGTTAAAGCAAAAGTTACTGAATTCAACCGAATCCATAACTTGACTTGTGCCTCGACCCCTGCTCGAACCCTGCGTGAACGCAAAATACTTGGGTGGAAGTTTAGCCCTTTTGACACAAAGGATGTTCCATATTAATAAAGGATGTTCCATATTAACTAAGGAAGTTGATCTTTTCTTGTTTTTAGATCTTTGATTTTTCGTAATTCTGCTATGTTACCGTTTTGCAAAATCATGAACATCATATATAATATATGGTTCCATAGCTATAATTCATTGAGAAGGGAAGCCCTTAAAATAGAGAAAATTTAATCCTCTTAATTTAAGTTTTGTCATGAATGCTACTTACCTTTGTCACTTGATTTGATTAAACttcttaaaattatggaaatttGGCAGTAAAGAGAAATGCCCATATCTAGAGCTTTGAAGAAATCAAGCTTCGTGCCGAACTAGACCCTTCAAATAGTActatttgaaattttaaaataacaGCTATATTTTCAATTACTCGTGGCAAAAAAGTGACTATTTAAATTTTACTTTCCAAAAGGACCTCTTGATTGAAAGGCCTAGGGGTGTCAAACGGGCAAGTTGAGCCAATTTTAGACGGGTAAAAATGAGTTAAGTCAATAGTTGAACGCGTCATTTTATTTGAATTAAGATGGGTTGAGTgaaaataaactaaaatttgGGTTATAACCCAATCGCCCAACTCTTATCAAGCTTTACTTAATATTTgttattttcttatgaattatataattactaaataagactttttttccttttgttataGTCACATATaacatatcaaacaaaaaaaaatatttctaagATATTTTGATAAAGTTACTCATGGATCACTTTGGGCTAAAAATTAAGCCAACTTTAAAGTAAAAATGGCGTGTAGTAGCCATTAATTAAGGGGgtctttaatttttatccactaattataatgttcagcaaaaatagccactactaatAGGAAAAAGACACTTTTACCCTTTCTTCAATGGTTATATTCCCAAAACCTTTTGCAAAAAGAAAGAAGCGATGAAGGTGAAGTATATATCAAGCGTAGTAATGGTAAATGTGAAAAgccctccaaaatcgtccaaattTCATCAATAATATGCAAAGACAGAGAATTATCATAATGATGAAGTTGCAGCCAAATTAGCTCGTGGTCAAAGTTCAAAAGAATTTTCTGGATTTCGATTTCCCTATTAATATATAGCGTAGTAGTTGAGCTTTTCTTTGGCTTTGTTGCTTCAGTCACTGGGTATATAGTATAGGATGTCACTGGGTAAGTAAGCCTTACATTGTACTAACACTAACAAAAGTATTTATGAATGACATCATCCTCAATACTTATTTGCTAAATTCTGTATGTTCAAATTTTTGAGCAGATGACTGAATTTTCAAAATTTCTTTCTTCTTAccttgtttttgtttcttttgagttcaaagattaaaagttaaggacatgagtccttaagtttgacatGCAGATTCAAAATTTAAGGATATGCAATCCTTAACTTACAGTTTCAAGTTTAAAATTCTTAACTTTGAAttacacgttcaaaagttaaggaccgacagtccttaactttgagttcaaagttcaaaacttaaggactctCTGTCCTCAACTttacaaaagttaaggacaggagtccttaagtttgacatGCAGGTTCAAAAgataaggacagacagtccttaacttatagtttcaagttcaaaacttaaggacatgcagtccttaagttattgtttcaagttcaaaatttaaggactttctgtccttaactttgagtttcaggttcaaaagttaaggacatgcagtccttaacttatagttttaagttcaaaacttaaggacaggcagtccttaagttattgtttcaagttcaaaacttaaggaccgtctgtccttaactttgagtttcaagttcaaaagttaaggacaggagtccttaagtttgattTGCAGGTTAAAAAGTTATGGAAAGACAATCCTTAAGTTTGAATAAtacgttcaaaagttaaggacatgcagtctttaactttgagttcaaagttcaaacgttaagaacatgagtccttaagtttgaaatgcaggttcaaaagttaaagagaggcaatccttaagtttgaattacacGTTCAAAAGTTCAGGACAAGGAGTTTTTAACTTTATGTTTAAAGTTACCTCATTTTCTTTGTTGCTCCAATGGGACTTGAAAAGCTTCTCGTTTACACAAAAATTATTACAAGAACCCAACTGTTTACATCACAGAGTGTGGTAAgcaaaaaatttaatttattgaacttatatatatatatatatatatatatatatatatatatatatatatatatatatattaaatcatGACTTTAGTGTTTACTGAATATCGTCTCTGTTTTTCATCCTAATTTGAAACTCGTTTGACATTGTCATCAGGAATGGGTGAGTTTGATATTAATGAAGTTGCAAAAGGTGTCAATGATGCTCAGGGTTGATTTCTACCAACACCATATTAATGCTCTTTATAAAGACAGGTATAAGTTatagcagaagggtattttcgtccagtCAGGTATAAATTTATTAAACCAGTGGCTAAAAACTAAAGACATTTAAAACACTGGCTTTAAAATAAAGACAGGTGCTGATAGTGGCTATTTGTGGACATCGCCCAACTTTAAATGAGTTGAGATGGGTTGAGTTAAGATAGGCTGAATCCAATAAATGAGTATGTCAATAACCAACCCAACCTTGGGCGATTTAGACGGGTCATTTGGGCTTGGACCAAATTTGTCAGCCCTAGAAAGGCCTATGGCTACTGCCATCACTGAAGTTATTTAGATTAATTAATTTTCTCTTCTACCTAATAATTCATGTAAAATAATGGCTATGGAGTTCTAACATGTAATTTCGATTTTgcttatattattttctttatgTTGGATAAACATTGTGCTAATAAATAAAGAATTGTGTCCAGATAAAATTTTAACATTTAGGACATTGTGTGAAAGGAATATAAATTGGAGTAGTGCAGAAAAGTTGAAGAATCATAGCCGAAGAAAACTAACTAAACTATTGTAGTATCGATTATTTCAcgtttaaaagaaaaatataacctCTCTACCTTCGTAAGGTAGGAATAACACTGCATACACACTATCTTTTCCGGATTCCATTTATGAGATTACAACAAATACGGGACAGGGAGGAGGAGGGGAAGGAGGTGGTGGAGATGATGGTGTTGCGGAATAGGGGCTGTGGTTCCTCCCAATAGTCTCGTAGAGTTCGGACAACATAACAATTATCGTCCTCGTATGTTGCTCTAATTCGACGAATTGAGCTCTTATTTGTTGAAGTTCTCTCTTGATTTCCTCCATTTCTTGATTTCTTGCTCTACCTGAATCACGATACATGTAAAATTCAAGATATGCTTCGAATAAGTGTGAAACTTAAAATAGGTATTATAAGgaagggaaaaaagaaagaaatgaaaataaagaaaaaaagtttTGTTTCTCTTTGTGAATAAGAGAAAATTCTCTAAATTATTGATCAAGTATTAGTCTTGCATATAATACCGTAATAGGAGAATTTAACTGTAATCTATTGCATACTTGTCAACCtaattttttctctctctatatatttTGTTACCATTGACCCGAGCCTATGCGAAGCAAGGCCTTTGACCAGATACAGTAGATTTATAGAAacaattaagcaaaagaaaaatgacattgtataaccgctctcaaaataatagccaaaaatagctcagtttcaaaagtaatcgaaatttagccacttttcatgtaaagataaatctgagcaaaaactgttcaaaacccgaaaaatacgtcagtatattatactggagttccagcataagtatgcttgaactccagcatattatactggagttccaggacaagtatgctggaactccagcataatatgatggagttccagcataatatattggagttcaagcaagtataattgtccagtataatatactggagtttggagcactggtgctccagtatattatactggagtcagcagagtataccagtccagcataatatgctggagttcatacacaggtgcaccgaactctagtatattatgctggaccggtctttgttgcagcaaaatagtggctatttttcattgacttcgtaaacgctgactatttttgaatgaccagtctgaaaactggctataccgtgctatatTTACAATATAGATAGTTTCTGGCGCgggctaaaagtgaaaaaagcCCATTATCAAAAGGGGAGCCTTGACATAACTAGTAAAATTATTGTCATGTGACCTGGATCAAGTCATTGGTTCAAGCCATGAAAACAggctcttgcagaaatgcagggcaAGAATGCGTATAATAGACCTTGTGGTTCGGCCCTTCCTAGGCTCCTGCGCTCAAGAGTGTCTATACAAAGCTCCTCTCTTCTTCACTCAAAGAGGCCATGCACCCTTTTTTGGTGAAGTGTCGTTAAGCATCCCTAGCGGTACGAAAAGAGGGGTTGTGATGATATCATCTACGTCCGTATACAGTTCAAGGTGCCGATAATTCATCTTCAAAAAGCATTCTATCTTTGTTTGCCTCCTCAAGCGAGCACTTTATGGCCTTAAACAAGCACCCAACCTATACAAAGGGCTATAGTTGTCCACTATAGGAGGTTTCTTCTAACAATCCCTTATTTGGTATGCCACGAAATTATGAAGCGCACAACGAGAGATCAGTGCATCGGACTGTCCTAATATAGGCAATTATCAAAGGATTTAAACAATCATTGAGTAAGCACCCATAACTAAACTTTTTCTCCCTCTGCTTCTGAGACTATTATCGGCAAGCACACATGAGTTCTAAATCTTAGGTCCGCCACGTACATATTAGAATCGAATAGAACCTCACCTCTTGAATTAGcaaatccagtgttggtgaactGGTGAGGTGGTGGATGGACAAAAGGAGCGGGACGAGAAGCAGGTCGTGTAGATGTTATCTTTTCGTATTTGGAGATGATATGTACAGTACAAAAATCAGGAACCTCTTTTAATACGCCTCCTGGAATGTCTTTGGCTTTGAATCTGCAGTGCAGAAGGCTATTGAAATTAGACCATTTGAAGAGGTAAAAGTTTACTTGCATAGAATTTTTATACCAAATCATATTAAATTACTATGGTCAAGTGATTTAATGAGGTGAAAGTACATCTTAATTAACTATGATGAAGTGAGAAAAGTATACGAGCAGACACATATAATGCACCTATAGATTTGATGTAAACATAAAATATGAGTAAATTTTTACCAATGCGAGTAAGATGTTTTATTCAAATCTAACATATGAAATGAAAAATCAACAGAGCTTGAAAGGCATGCATACATTTAAGTATGTATAGACACACCTTTTTCCCTTATCTTCTATTCACAAAAacttttggaaaaaatattttaaagcCAAGTTTGTAACATAATCATGCACTAATATCTACATATCCCTATGGTAAGTTTAGAACGATGAGCATTATTAATAATAGTTAATATATATCATAACATGTTTGTTACATAATTTTATCAGATTATTAATTAATTCTTGTTAATGATGGAGTCATACCTGAGAAAACCGTCTTTTCTTGCAGCACCAAAAATCAATGCCTCTACTCCAGTTCTATTCACATATTCAACAATTGCTTTGACTACATCCTTGTCCTCTAACACCACAACATGACTATCTACCTGTTTTATCGGAGAATTAGAAGAACTACCAATATTAGAGACGTGAAAGCTAAAGGAAAAAAACTAGTAAGAGTACACAAAAAATATTGATTATTCTAATTCGTCCATGTTTATATCAAGATGTTTTGGCACCGCGAAGGGGTGTG from Nicotiana sylvestris chromosome 12, ASM39365v2, whole genome shotgun sequence encodes the following:
- the LOC104246859 gene encoding uncharacterized protein, producing MSRSSFFRLHGCINCTIVTLILKVDSHVVVLEDKDVVKAIVEYVNRTGVEALIFGAARKDGFLRFKAKDIPGGVLKEVPDFCTVHIISKYEKITSTRPASRPAPFVHPPPHQFTNTGFANSRGRARNQEMEEIKRELQQIRAQFVELEQHTRTIIVMLSELYETIGRNHSPYSATPSSPPPPSPPPPCPVFVVIS